GCCTCGGAGCTTCGGGGCGAGCCGCGCCCCGCACAGGCTGGTTGAGAGTCGTCTCCCGCTGACCAGCGAGGGCTGTCAGGTCGTGTAGTCGGCGTTGATGCGGATGTAGCCGTCGGTGAGGTCGCAGCCGTAGACCGTGAACTCGCCCGAGGAGATCCCGAGGTCCACCTCGATCGAGACCTCGTCACCAGAGAGATAAGTCGACAAATCGGCCAGCAGCTCGGGGGAGACCTGCACGGGGTAGGTCTCGGTGCCGCCGAAGGCGATGCGTACGTGCTCGGGGGAGACGTCGGTCTCGTCGTGGAGCTTGCCGAGGGCCATCGCGACCCGGCCCCAGTTGGGGTCGGCGCCGTGGACGGCGGTCTTGACCAGTGGCGAGTTGACGATGGCCTTGCCGACCCGCTTGGCCTGGGCGTCGTCGCGGGCTCCGGCGACCGAGACCGTGATCAGCTTGGAGGCGCCCTCGCCGTCGGAGGCGATCTTCTTCACCAGTGCCAGCGCGGCGTCGTAGAGCGCCTCCTCGAGCTGGCCGAGGTCGACCGACCCCGCGGTCCCGGAGGCGAAGATCGCCGCGGTGTCGGACGTCGAGGTGTCGGTGTCGATCGAGACCGCGTTGTAGGTGCGGTCGACGACCCGGCGGAAGAGCGCGTCGAGGTCGGCGGCGGGCACCGCGGCGTCGGTGAAGAAGTAGGTCAGCATCGTGGCCATGTCGGGCTCGAGCATCCCGACGCCCTTGGCGACACCGGTGATCGTGGCCCCGCCGACCGTGCGGGTCTCGATCTTGGCGACCGTGTCGGTCGTCATGATCGCGGCCGCGATGGCGTCGAAGTCGGCCGCGCCGGCGCTACCGCCGAGCTTCTCGAGCGCGGGCGTGAGCACATCCATCGGATACTGCACGCCGATCACGCCCGTCGACGCGACCAGCAGCTCCTCGGGGCGCACCCCGACGACCTCCGCCGCCAGGCGGCGCACCTCGAGGGCGTTGGCGTGCCCTGCCTCGCCGGTGGCGACGTTGGCGTTCTTGGAGATGGTGACCATGCC
The sequence above is drawn from the Nocardioides albertanoniae genome and encodes:
- the argJ gene encoding bifunctional glutamate N-acetyltransferase/amino-acid acetyltransferase ArgJ, with amino-acid sequence MSQPAGFVGVTANLGLKEGADDFAVVAAPSGAVTSAAVFTRSRFAGASVLVSRAEDVSAFRGMVTISKNANVATGEAGHANALEVRRLAAEVVGVRPEELLVASTGVIGVQYPMDVLTPALEKLGGSAGAADFDAIAAAIMTTDTVAKIETRTVGGATITGVAKGVGMLEPDMATMLTYFFTDAAVPAADLDALFRRVVDRTYNAVSIDTDTSTSDTAAIFASGTAGSVDLGQLEEALYDAALALVKKIASDGEGASKLITVSVAGARDDAQAKRVGKAIVNSPLVKTAVHGADPNWGRVAMALGKLHDETDVSPEHVRIAFGGTETYPVQVSPELLADLSTYLSGDEVSIEVDLGISSGEFTVYGCDLTDGYIRINADYTT